Proteins from a genomic interval of Rosa chinensis cultivar Old Blush chromosome 2, RchiOBHm-V2, whole genome shotgun sequence:
- the LOC112185114 gene encoding uncharacterized protein LOC112185114, with the protein MSFLLPPTIVLKSSWFNTYLNYNNDSDSETHGFLKVNGSNVFSPLAKFEVVTANTGTGLVHIRCSQNRKFLRRKFESDVNLTPEADEPEEDQSKWSCTLFEPQVVDGNPDQARLFHVQAKLYATAWNEGGGENKKFFRLHVATNVQGTFDIIDLESLVILPKHVAFKGHTGNYLQLVADAKLKFISTDKGIPESWFEVSTDGDGRVQIKSYHDNSYFFNSSDRIWSDPRVAATDPSTLFWPVKVDSNKVAFKSNNKFCAQISDANATDGLKAAYTSIPTNSRFTLEELVLSRRIYNTDFDLKNAIIYGETPITMATANASNNTSVDNTVEFKFAYTESKSSTWSASHSWSVGVSVTASFKVPFIGGTDVTASAEYSGSYEWGETVTSENTLETTYTVTVPANTSISVSLMATKGTCDVPYSYYQRDVLYNGKTVVYKKDDGLYTGVNSYNFRYEVTTLKEPETRADLPTRQQKLPDPSVDPSIKQKLPLPVPSESTTRVQNKVTSTTTPKQELSMLGLESAAARSAVKP; encoded by the coding sequence ATGTCTTTCTTATTACCACCTACTATTGTTCTGAAATCATCGTGGTTCAACACTTACTTGAACTACAACAATGATTCTGATTCCGAGACACATGGCTTTCTCAAAGTCAACGGATCGAATGTCTTCAGCCCATTAGCAAAGTTCGAAGTGGTGACGGCCAATACTGGGACGGGACTGGTACATATCAGATGTTCTCAGAACAGAAAGTTCCTGCGAAGGAAATTTGAGAGTGATGTGAACCTTACTCCAGAGGCTGATGAACCAGAAGAGGACCAATCCAAATGGTCGTGTACACTATTTGAGCCTCAGGTAGTTGATGGTAACCCTGACCAAGCCCGGTTGTTCCATGTCCAAGCAAAGCTATATGCAACGGCATGGAACGAAGGTGGAGGCGAAAACAAAAAGTTCTTCAGATTACATGTTGCTACGAATGTTCAGGGTACCTTTGATATCATTGACTTGGAGTCATTGGTGATATTGCCAAAGCATGTGGCCTTCAAAGGTCACACCGGCAATTACCTTCAACTTGTGGCGGATGCTAAGCTCAAGTTCATATCCACCGATAAGGGGATTCCTGAGTCCTGGTTTGAGGTGTCCACTGATGGCGATGGAAGGGTGCAAATCAAATCCTACCACGACAATAGCTACTTTTTTAACAGCAGTGACAGGATTTGGTCTGACCCAAGGGTTGCCGCCACCGATCCAAGCACCTTGTTTTGGCCGGTGAAGGTCGACAGTAATAAGGTCGCTttcaaaagcaacaacaaattttGCGCCCAAATCAGTGATGCTAATGCAACAGACGGTCTGAAGGCAGCCTACACCAGCATTCCAACCAACTCACGCTTCACGCTGGAGGAGCTTGTTCTCTCTAGGAGAATTTACAACACCGACTTCGATCTTAAGAATGCCATAATCTACGGTGAGACCCCGATCACCATGGCCACCGCAAACGCCAGCAACAACACCTCAGTAGACAACACTGTGGAATTCAAGTTCGCGTACACGGAGAGTAAGAGCAGCACGTGGAGCGCCAGCCACTCGTGGTCGGTGGGCGTGAGTGTCACCGCCAGCTTCAAAGTTCCATTCATCGGCGGTACTGACGTCACTGCTTCAGCAGAGTATTCCGGATCTTATGAGTGGGGGGAAACTGTTACGTCAGAAAACACATTGGAAACTACCTACACGGTCACAGTGCCGGCAAACACTTCGATATCTGTGAGCCTGATGGCGACTAAGGGAACTTGCGACGTTCCTTACTCTTATTATCAGCGGGACGTGCTTTATAACGGTAAAACCGTTGTCTATAAGAAAGATGACGGGCTGTACACGGGTGTTAATTCATACAACTTCCGCTATGAGGTTACAACACTGAAAGAGCCAGAAACTAGAGCTGATTTGCCAACCAGACAGCAGAAGTTGCCGGACCCATCGGTCGACCCCTCCATAAAACAAAAGCTACCTCTGCCCGTGCCGTCTGAATCAACCACCAGAGTGCAAAACAAGGTGACCTCGACCACCACCCCGAAACAAGAGTTGTCAATGCTGGGATTAGAAAGTGCAGCAGCTCGATCTGCGGTGAAACCCTAG